A region of the Silene latifolia isolate original U9 population chromosome 9, ASM4854445v1, whole genome shotgun sequence genome:
TTTCACTCAGAAGCTGTTTACATGACCACTAAACTAGACAGATGGTTTAGAGCTTTGGTCGAGGTACGGCATCATCTCCTTTTACTGGGCAACAGGCATGGTCGTTTGTATGTGTCATATTAGCTCCCTCGTCTAAATTGACTTTGATGGCCACGATGTCATATCCGACTATATGTAAAATTTTTGACATCTGATTTTTCAAATCTCCTATTTTCATATTCTCACGTTTGAgaagttgtaattattgtatattGTGGAAGAATGTCGGTCAGAAATTGGTTTTCCCTTTGAACTTTCAGGTTCAGTCATGTGGTTCTCTGGTGACGGAGGAACAACCAAATGCCATGCTAACCCCTTTTAGAGTATTTTCTCATGGGGTATGGTTTCTACAGACTGTCGCACTTAAGTGTGAGCCCAAGAAGTCCGTTAAGTCCATCGCTAAGCTAGCGCATACTGCATCTCTCCTGAGCTGCTTTCACCCGAGAGCATGGGTTTGACGTTGAAGCCAATTAAGACTCGCATTTTGTTGGAGGTATAATCATTTAAGTCTTGAGCAAGGATGTCGTCTAAGAATATATCATATACTGTAGCAAGGAGTGGTTTTACTCGGTTTTGTCTCTTAGAAATGTAACTGAGAAGGTATAGGAGTGTTGTAGATAAAGAGAAGAAGAAGCAGCATAGAAGATAAAATTATACTCCATAGAAGGCAGGACATGTATTCAATATTTAGCCTGGAATTATACATTCGTGGATGAAGCATCTGTATATTTTGAAATAATCTATATGACGAGGAAAAGGAAGAAGTGCAACTGTTTGAAATGAAGAGGTTTGTAAGCTACCTCAAGTCATTTTCCAAATTCTATGATTTGTAAAGCTACCCATGTTTAGTAGATAGATCTTGTGTGTACTAATGACGCACCTGAACTGCCTTTTGGAAGGCTTCAGGTACAGAACTTTGGCTAGTCTGAGGCTTGCAATCAGTTAACATAAGTTCCCCGGCAACTGAAATGTGATTATCTTTCGTGATTAGAGATGTAATTAAACTCATTAGATTCCTCTCGAGCACTTGGTCATCGTCCCATTCATGAACTGCTGCATTAACCAAATCACGATTTCTGCAGATTGCATCCCAGAGCTGAAAGTTCTTCCTGGGCATCACATAGTCTCTAGCTCTTAGTTTTATAGCAGGGCAGAAATCATTGTTTCCATCGCCGATGTATATAATCTGTTTGGTCGATAAAGGTGCTTGAATCCTTTTGGCAACTAGCCCCTGTTACAATAAGTCGTAAACATAACGTTTGTGTTTTtgtggaaaaaaaaaaggaacaacTGATGTATTTGTCGGAAAGTGTAGTAGCAGAATGTTTGATTATATGCTGCTGCATGTATATGAAATTGAAATATTCACAGATTATCACGAAAAAAGCTACTATACAAGTATACCAGAGTGCATGGTGAATATACATACGGAGTACTTGatattattttaggaaataaaatactccctcctatttccttatatcttcccctttcttttgggcacaaaaattaagaaagagaaagaaataaggaataaagtagaataaagtattgtaagttgtgaaatttataggtgagagaaaataataaagaatggatgatgaataaagaatagataaagtaatgagagttgttgattttttaggggagagaaattaataaaaaatgaatgaaacttaccaaaaaaggaaagagggaagataatcaaacttgtgtgaaaaaggaaagagtgaagataataggaaattggagggagtaccttACAGAGGTTGGGAGGACAAAGGTTGCAGCCATGAGAGGAAGCATTGAAATCATGGTAAGGCATAATTTTAAGCCTGCCATGCTCAGTAACAACAGCTGGATTAGTGTTGATCTCAGAGAAACAATGTAAAACTCCATGATTTTCCAATATCGTTTCAATGAAAAACGTATTTGCATCACTTAGGATCCTCAAATCGCACCTGAAAAACATAATGCAGAGTTAACAGTTTGTGGCTTTATTGCTTTAAAGAACATACATATATCTAATCGTCTACATGATTCTACCTCATATTCATATTTAGTACGATGCGTGAAACAGATAATTACCCTGAAGTATAAGCCAACTTAATGGAAGAGATGATGTACGGAGAGAGTGGAACTTTCTTCAAGCAATCTACAATCTCTTGTATAGTTATCCCTCGCAAGTGAAGCTCTTCCATCATTTTATCCTGTTTGTAGTTTAGCCCATACAAAATTAGTTCATCCTAGTACTTGCAAATCTCTACGAATACACGACTTCAAGTCTACAACAATAAAACATTAACAACATTCGGTCTCcaacagaaaaagaaaaaaaaaagcacgTCGATTTACGATTACTTATACATCTCATCTAAtaataattactccctccgtctcataTATTCCATTTGCTTGTTGATATTTGAATCATCAAAGTACACAAATGATCGGGATAGAGCGAGAAGATAACAAAGTAAACAAACCATGAGAAAGTTATAGGGCATGTTAGGAAGAAGGGTAGTGAAGAGTTGAGTAATCCCAAAACTGTGAATAACCCAATCATCACTATCAACATCAATTATGGTCTTATCAAAATCAAACATAACCACCACTTCTCCCattattatacgattaattaataaTTTGATTTGATGCATTCATGCAAGTGTTTATTAATTGTGAGAAACAAAACTTGGAAGCTGTGAAAGACCTAAGATCACAAATGAGGTGTACGTGTATTTATATACAGAACGTAATCTCCATGGCCACAATGTGCCTTTTTACACCCCTACCTCTTTGCGGAAAAAAGTATTATGCATCGGACCCATCGCTtgttcggttttttttttttttcttttttttttttttttttttgacaacaataaactGATTATATTAGGAAATTACTACATCATCTATCCAGTAGCTAAACGAACAGACCAGAAAGGGTAAATTCTAAAAAGGTGGCGAATTTCATGAACTGAATTCCGCACACCTATTGGTACTGGCTGTAACTTTGCCAGAACAGAAGATAATTTTCGGCATGAAATGACAAAAGAGACAGAGGTATAGCCCGCCAATCCGGCACGTCGCATTGCAGACAGTAGAGCTCTTGTCAATGCCACCAGTGTAGACGAAGCTCTGATATAGACCCGATCAGATTCTCCCGTAAGCGAGTCCGAAATGGAGGCGTGATAACACTTATTCGAACTCAAATGACCGACCAACACATATATGCAAATAGTGTCAGAGGTAATGTTTATTGGGACGACTGCCGGTGCAAGATATGGTACTAGTGAAGTGTAACCCGTTAAGGTGCACCAAGTTTCTGAAAATTTTGATGTGAAGTGAAAAGGTGATCGGTAAGTTGGCATATTCGCAGAGGATCCACAGGACAGTGGTTATAAACTACAGAGTTCCGGACAATCCAAATTGCTTGCAGGACACATCCAAAGTAAAGGAGAGGATTGTAAGAACCTGATGACCGATGATGGAAAAAGGATATCAAATCAGCCAACCATCTAGAAAAGGGTATCTCAGCATTTGCTTGCGTGTTAATACCAAGAGCAGAAGATTGCCATACATGCTGGGTAATAGTGCAAGAGCGGAATAGATGATATGTAGATTCCTCAGAAGAGCCGCAAAACAGACAAACTAAATCGAGGGGCACCCCACGTTCATTCAATTTAGTTGTGGTTGCCATGATATTATGGGCAAGTCGCCAAAAAAGCAGTGAAAACTTAGTTGAACCTGGGATTTTCCATATGCTCGACCATGGGAACTTAGGCatcaaagatgaagatgaagCAAAAGATCTATGCCAAAGGTATAAGTAGCCCGTCTTGATAGAGTAGCTACCATCTTCTGTATACTTCCAGTAGAGGTAATCATCAATATCTGTAAGTGGAGGTTCCATTTCTATAATTAACTTGGCAGATGAAGAGTCAAAATTGCGGAAGATAGCCACAGTGTTCCAGCCACCAGAGGGAAGTAGCAAATCAGTTAAAGAAGGAGGGGATTCCGTTGCATTTCCCTCACGTCTAACCGGAATAGAACCTTGCACCCAACGACTATCAAATAAATTTATCTTTCTTCCATTTCCAAGTTTCCAACAAATGCCCGAGGAAACCGCATCCACAGCTTTACAAATACCAGACCAAGGAAAAGATGGTTGTGAGACACGTGATTTGGCAGTCGGAATAGGTACATCTCGACCAGATTTAGGAATTAAGTACTTAGCAAGCAAATCCGTTGGATGTGTTTGAAGACGCCAATAATTTTTGACGAGCATAGCTTGACTCAAAAGGAGGGTGTTCTTAATACCTAGGCCGCCGCTATCTTTAGGCACCTGCAAAGTCTCATGCTTGAGCCAATGTATAGAATGACGTTTTCAGTCATGTCTCCACCAAAAAACGGCAATAAGAGCATCGATTTTCCGACAAATTCCAATAGGGAATGGAATAGCTGCCATCAAGTGATTAAGTGATGTAAACAAAATGGCAGTAATGACAAGGAGCTTACACGGTTGGCTAAGATgcagtgaagaccaagatgtaatGCGACACGTCAGTTTGTCAATAAAAGGATGAAAAACCTGAGAACGATTCCGTGGAATGTCGACAGGAACTCCCAAGTAGGTACCAAAGGAGGAGGAGCTCTGCATCTTAAGTATAGATTTTAAATGTAGGGTAAAGTCAAGGGGGGCATTTGGGCTGAATTTGATAAAAGACTTGTTGAGATTTATCATTTGTCCCGAAGCGGATTCAAATTCCTTAAAAAGATCCCTTAAAGCCTCAAAGGAAGTGGGTGTGGCTTTACAGCATAGAAGGGCATCATCCGCATAGAATAAGTGTGAGACCGTTGGAGCGTACCGCGATATTTTTAACCCCATGAGCAAGCCCGTCTTCTCAGCTCGAGAGAGTTGACGAGATAAAACTTCCATACACATTATAAATAAATACGGGGATAACGGATCACCTTGTCGAAGGCCACATGTCGGAGTGAAAGAAGAAGAAGGCTCTCCAATAATAAGAATTTGATAACAAACGGTTGAGATACATTCCCTGATGAGATTGCGCCAGACAGTAGGAAAACCCATCTAGCATTATCTCCATAAGAAAACGCCATGAGACCCGATCAAAAGCCTTATGCATATCCAGCTTGAGAACCGCATCACAATTTGAACCTTTTTTAGTTTTGTTAACATAATGCATAATCTCGTGAGCAATGATAGAGCTATCCGACATTAGTCTTCCAGGTACAAACGCCTGCTGAGTATCCGAGATGAGAGAAGAAATAACCAGCTTGATACGGTTAGCAATGCACTTAGAAGCGAGGCGGTATACAATGTTACATAGGCTAATAGGTCGAAACTGAGAAACCATCTCTGGCTGATCAACTTTAGGAAGAAGGACAATGTGTGTATTATTCCATTCTTTCAGCATGACGCCAGTGTTAAGAAACCGCAAGATAGCAGTAGTAACCAAACAGCCGATCTGTGGCCAAAAAACTTGGAAAAAGCGCGGTGTTATACCATCACGACCTGGCGATTTAGAGCCGTCCATGCTACGAAAGGCACAAAGAACATCCAGTTCCGTGAAAGGGGC
Encoded here:
- the LOC141598357 gene encoding inorganic pyrophosphatase 2-like, with amino-acid sequence MHQIKLLINRIIMGEVVVMFDFDKTIIDVDSDDWVIHSFGITQLFTTLLPNMPYNFLMDKMMEELHLRGITIQEIVDCLKKVPLSPYIISSIKLAYTSGCDLRILSDANTFFIETILENHGVLHCFSEINTNPAVVTEHGRLKIMPYHDFNASSHGCNLCPPNLCKGLVAKRIQAPLSTKQIIYIGDGNNDFCPAIKLRARDYVMPRKNFQLWDAICRNRDLVNAAVHEWDDDQVLERNLMSLITSLITKDNHISVAGELMLTDCKPQTSQSSVPEAFQKAVQVRH
- the LOC141601831 gene encoding uncharacterized protein LOC141601831; the protein is MDGSKSPGRDGITPRFFQVFWPQIGCLVTTAILRFLNTGVMLKEWNNTHIVLLPKVDQPEMVSQFRPISLCNIVYRLASKCIANRIKLVISSLISDTQQAFVPGRLMSDSSIIAHEIMHYVNKTKKGSNCDAVLKLDMHKAFDRVSWRFLMEIMLDGFSYCLAQSHQGIQPCKLLVITAILFTSLNHLMAAIPFPIGICRKIDALIAVPKDSGGLGIKNTLLLSQAMLVKNYWRLQTHPTDLLAKYLIPKSGRDVPIPTAKSRVSQPSFPWSGICKAVDAVSSGICWKLGNGRKINLFDSRWVQGSIPVRREGNATESPPSLTDLLLPSGGWNTVAIFRNFDSSSAKLIIEMEPPLTDIDDYLYWKYTEDGSYSIKTGYLYLWHRSFASSSSLMPKFPWSSIWKIPGSTKFSLLFWRLAHNIMATTTKLNERGVPLDLVCLFCGSSEESTYHLFRSCTITQHVWQSSALGINTQANAEIPFSRWLADLISFFHHRSSETWCTLTGYTSLVPYLAPAVVPINITSDTICIYVLVGHLSSNKCYHASISDSLTGESDRVYIRASSTLVALTRALLSAMRRAGLAGYTSVSFVISCRKLSSVLAKLQPVPIGVRNSVHEIRHLFRIYPFWSVRLATG